The sequence below is a genomic window from Providencia rettgeri.
AGGTCATCGCTTTTGCTGCACTTGGCGCAATCAAACGGTTGTTTCCTGATTGATTATGGTAGAATATATTCAGATACTACACGCTTTTAGCGCGCTTTTGGCATTGAGGAATGATGACAATGAATGAGGCAGATGCTCGCCCAACAAATTTTATCCGTCAGATCATAGATGAAGATCTGGCGACTGGAAAACACACGTCAGTGCATACGCGTTTTCCACCTGAACCGAATGGCTATTTACATATTGGTCATGCTAAATCAATCTGCTTGAATTTTGGCATTGCCAAGGATTATCAGGGCCAATGTAACTTACGTTTTGATGATACAAACCCTGTAAAAGAAGATGTCGAATACGTTAACTCAATTCAAGAAGACGTTAAATGGCTTGGTTTTGAGTGGAGCGGCGATGTTCGTTATTCCTCTGACTACTTTGATACCTTGTATCAATACGCGATCGAGCTGATCAAAAAAGGCTTAGCTTATGTTGATGAGCTCAGCCCAGACGAAATTCGCGAATATCGTGGGACACTCAAAGAGCCCGGTAAAAATAGCCCATACCGTGAGCGCCTAATTGAAGACAACTTAGCATTATTCGAAAAAATGCGTGCGGGTGGCTTCGAAGAAGGAAAAGCGTGTTTACGTGCGAAAATCGATATGGCATCCCCATTTATGGTGATGCGTGACCCAGTTTTATATCGTATTAAATTTGCGGAACATCACCAATCTGGCAACAAATGGTGTATTTATCCAATGTATGACTTCACGCATTGTATTTCTGATGCATTAGAAGGGATTACGCATTCATTATGTACGCTAGAGTTCCAAGATAACCGTCGTTTATATGATTGGGTATTAGATAATATCACCATTGATTGCCATCCACGTCAGTACGAGTTTTCTCGTCTGAATTTGGAATACACGGTGATGTCTAAGCGTAAATTGAACCAACTAGTCACCGAAAAACATGTTAATGGTTGGGATGACCCACGTATGTTAACCATTTCGGGTTTACGTCGTCGTGGTTATACCGCAGCCTCAATTCGTGAATTTTGCCAACGTATCGGCGTGACTAAACAAGACAATAACGTTGAAATGGCCGCTTTAGAGTCTTGTATTCGTGATGACCTGAATGAGTCAGCACCACGTGCGATGGCGGTTATCGACCCAGTTCGTGTGGTGATTGAAAACATGCCTGCTGGCGAAGAGATTTTAACAGCGCCAAACCATCCAAATAAACCGGAGATGGGTACGCGCCAAGTACCATTTAGCAATGAAATCTATATTGACCGTGCAGACTTTCGTGAAGAAGCGAATCGCCAATATAAGCGCTTAGTATTAGGCAAAGAAGTTCGTTTGCGTAATGCATACATTATTAAGGCAGAGCGTGTTGAAAAAGACGCTGATGGTAATATCACAACTATTTACTGTAGTTATGATGCAGGCACACTGAATAAAGACCCGGCAGATGGCCGTAAAGTCAAAGGCGTTATTCATTGGGTTAGCGTCGCTCATGCATTACCAGCAGAAATTCGTCTGTATGACCGTTTATTTACAGTACCAAACCCTGGTGCAGAAGATGATTTCTTATCAGTTATCAACCCGGAGTCACTGGTTATTCGCCAAGGTTTTGTTGAGCCAAGCCTGAAAAATGCAGAGGCAGAAAAGGCGTATCAGTTTGAGCGTGAAGGCTATTTCTGTGCTGACAGCCGTTTAAGCAGCGAAGATCATTTAGTGTTTAATCGTACTGTGGGGTTGCGTGATACTTGGGCTAAGCTCGAGTCTAACTAAAATCCTCGTTATCCTTCGCGCTGTAGGTGTAGTAGCTTCACCCATTTGCCCTAGTCACATACTTATGTATGCTCCTAGGGTCTAGCGGTCTTGCTGCTTTCCTACAACACGAATGAGCCCCTGATAAATGAATTATTTAGAGGGCTGTTCGAGAGCATTTGACTAGTCCTGATATAGGTTGACAACTTTTCAGGCATAAAACGCTCGGTGAACCTCATCGGGCGTTTTATAGTTTAATGATAAATGCGGGCGCCTTTCATTATAAATCTGGATTGATTCTTCAACCAACCTTCGTGCCTGCTCTAAATTTCTTGGTTTTACTAGAAGATACTCCATTTTTAATATTCCATTAATTCTTTCTGCTAAGGCATTTTGATAGCAATCATAGCCATCAGTCATAGAACATTGAATATTATGATTTCTATGTATTTCTTGATACTCCGACGAACAATACTGTAGCCCACGATCTGAATGATGGATCAGCGATGTTGTCGAACAGCGTTTTTTTAAAGCCTGAACCAGCGACTTCTTCACCGAACTTGTTTTCATATTGTCATCTAAATGATATCCCACGATTTTTCGCGAGTACGCATCCGTAATTAAACTTAAATAGGTATCACCCTCATGTGTCGATAAATAGGTAATATCCGCTACCCAGAGTTGCTCAGGCTGTGTGGGGATAAATCCTGACTTAATTAAATTTGGATGTCGATGAAAACGATGATGGCTTAAAGTTGTTCTATGATAAGCCCGCTTATTCGGCACAAGTAACCGATGTTCCTTCAATAAAGTAAATAGCCGGTCACGACCAATAATCATTTGTTTTTGCTTTAAAATAAAATGTAACTTACGCCCTCCCAGTCTGGGATGAAAGGCGCGTTCAGACTTAACAATATCAATAATGGCCGTATCGATTTTTTGTCGTTCTTCAGTCTTATCCTGTCGCTTGTAGTAGGCTTGCCGGCTAATATTCATAAAACGACAAGCTATTGTTACGGTGAGGTTTTTAACCGTTTTTTCTTTAATAACTCGGCCTTGCGCTTTTTTGACAAGCGAACTCCGAAGTCTCTATCCATAACTTTGACAACAGCTTCAAAGAAATCGGATTTAAGCCGAGCTTCTTCAAGTTCCCTTTCGAGTAGTTTGATGCGTTGTTCTGGGGTTTGTTGCTCAGGAGTTTGGGTCATAGCAGTACCTTTATAAAGAGTATTGGGCGTACCTTCAGACCAATCTAATCTACCATGTTTACGAAGCCATACCAAAACGGTAGAACATCCTTGTATCCCATATTGATATTGAGCTTGTTTATAGGTGAGTTCGCCTTTTTCTACTTGGTCAACAACCTGTAATTTAAAAGCGAGGGAATAATCGCGTTGAGTTCGTTTAGTGATTGCTTTCATTACACTCTCCAATTTTAGATTGGAAAAGTGTCAACCTTATTTAGGATGGGTCAATTAGAACAAAAAAAGCCGTGATATTTCTAGTTAATATCACGGCTTTTTCTATGGGTAATACGACTTATTGAGGTTTGTTATCCACTTTTTCTTTTAATAATTCATGCAAATATTTATTGGCTGAGATCACATTTCCTTGTGCATCTTTGACTTGATACTCTTCACCAGTAATGGATGATTTTGAAGCAACGTTATCAATAAATTGTTCTGCAGTATTGAGGCGTTTCTCTGTTTTACGTAGTTTTAATCGCAAGTGAGACTCAGCATCGACAGCGGAATACTCAGTGCCATTACGAGTAAAAGTAAGATCCTGCTGTTTACCAAGTGCTGCTAATAATGATTCAGTACGAATTTTTTCTTCAGGACTCAATGCAAGGGCTTGAGTGGTTACAAAAACACTTAAAAAAAGCACTAATGCAGATGAAAAACGATTTGATAGTTGGGTGGTAAGCATTTGCACGAATTTCTCTCCATAGAAATAAAGGTGAAGAAATTATAAGCAGACTTTTAATTTAAACTATCGGTAAGATTCTTAGAATTCAATTCTTAATAGTCGATTAAGGCATAAAGCGATAACCAATCCCTGTTTCGGTTAATAGGTGAATTGGGCGTGCTGGGTCATTCTCCAACTTTTGCCGTAGATGGCCCATGTAGATGCGTAAGTAATGATTATGTTCCACATAATTAGGCCCCCACACTTGTAGTAATAAATGCCGTTGAGTCAATACTTTGCCACTATTAGCCACCAGTTCACTGAGTAAACGGAACTCAATCGGGGTAAGGTGGAGCTCTTCACCTTGCTTGGTAACAATTCGATTAATAAAATCGATAGTGATATCCCCAAACTGGCATTTTGAGTTTTCTTGAGTTACTTTGCCAAAACGCCGTAAAGCGACTCTAACACGAGCCAGTAATTCACTAATACCAAAGGGTTTTGTCAGGTAATCATCAGCGCCGGCATCCAATGCAGCCACCTTTTGCGACTCCTCTTCGCGAGCGGATAAAATAATGATAGGGATACTGCTCCACTGGCGTAGTTCACGAATTAAATTGAGTCCATCGCCATCAGGTAAGCCAAGGTCTAAAATCAATAAATCAGGTTGTCGCGTACCGGACTCAATGAGGCCGCGTTGATAGTTTTCCGCCTCAAAGACTTTCCAGCCTTCACCTTCCAGCGCCAAGCGAACAAAGCGACGAATTTCTTTTTCATCTTCAACAACTAGAATTTGATGGCTAGTGCTCACAATATGCTAATCCTTTATGTTTCTACTTCGATATCAGGTAGTTGCTTTAGA
It includes:
- the glnS gene encoding glutamine--tRNA ligase, which encodes MNEADARPTNFIRQIIDEDLATGKHTSVHTRFPPEPNGYLHIGHAKSICLNFGIAKDYQGQCNLRFDDTNPVKEDVEYVNSIQEDVKWLGFEWSGDVRYSSDYFDTLYQYAIELIKKGLAYVDELSPDEIREYRGTLKEPGKNSPYRERLIEDNLALFEKMRAGGFEEGKACLRAKIDMASPFMVMRDPVLYRIKFAEHHQSGNKWCIYPMYDFTHCISDALEGITHSLCTLEFQDNRRLYDWVLDNITIDCHPRQYEFSRLNLEYTVMSKRKLNQLVTEKHVNGWDDPRMLTISGLRRRGYTAASIREFCQRIGVTKQDNNVEMAALESCIRDDLNESAPRAMAVIDPVRVVIENMPAGEEILTAPNHPNKPEMGTRQVPFSNEIYIDRADFREEANRQYKRLVLGKEVRLRNAYIIKAERVEKDADGNITTIYCSYDAGTLNKDPADGRKVKGVIHWVSVAHALPAEIRLYDRLFTVPNPGAEDDFLSVINPESLVIRQGFVEPSLKNAEAEKAYQFEREGYFCADSRLSSEDHLVFNRTVGLRDTWAKLESN
- a CDS encoding DUF5329 family protein, with product MLTTQLSNRFSSALVLFLSVFVTTQALALSPEEKIRTESLLAALGKQQDLTFTRNGTEYSAVDAESHLRLKLRKTEKRLNTAEQFIDNVASKSSITGEEYQVKDAQGNVISANKYLHELLKEKVDNKPQ
- a CDS encoding IS3 family transposase (programmed frameshift), producing MKAITKRTQRDYSLAFKLQVVDQVEKGELTYKQAQYQYGIQGCSTVLVWLRKHGRLDWSEGTPNTLYKGTAMTQTPEQQTPEQRIKLLERELEEARLKSDFFEAVVKVMDRDFGGSLVKKAQGRVIKEKTVKNLTVTIACRFMNISRQAYYKRQDKTEERQKIDTAIIDIVKSERAFHPRLGGRKLHFILKQKQMIIGRDRLFTLLKEHRLLVPNKRAYHRTTLSHHRFHRHPNLIKSGFIPTQPEQLWVADITYLSTHEGDTYLSLITDAYSRKIVGYHLDDNMKTSSVKKSLVQALKKRCSTTSLIHHSDRGLQYCSSEYQEIHRNHNIQCSMTDGYDCYQNALAERINGILKMEYLLVKPRNLEQARRLVEESIQIYNERRPHLSLNYKTPDEVHRAFYA
- the kdpE gene encoding two-component system response regulator KdpE, with protein sequence MVSTSHQILVVEDEKEIRRFVRLALEGEGWKVFEAENYQRGLIESGTRQPDLLILDLGLPDGDGLNLIRELRQWSSIPIIILSAREEESQKVAALDAGADDYLTKPFGISELLARVRVALRRFGKVTQENSKCQFGDITIDFINRIVTKQGEELHLTPIEFRLLSELVANSGKVLTQRHLLLQVWGPNYVEHNHYLRIYMGHLRQKLENDPARPIHLLTETGIGYRFMP